In a genomic window of Sporosarcina trichiuri:
- a CDS encoding MJ1477/TM1410 family putative glycoside hydrolase, whose product MGKWLMIAGIGAIAAALLYAGFFGLDEGRPTWVYQLQDASVDELVTLPVEYAVMDRTKDGAVPYTRREIERIRQSGAEPIAYLSIGEASSYLPYWKNEWGQEKNGKLTITPAAPEWAGSIANPEWPESIKVRYWTPAWQQIVTSELKKIQETGFSGVYLDIIDAYEYWGNDGVYGGGKEGRLHTDPATREEAADRMIQFVRSLSAIAKDTDPGFLIIPQNGEELIGMAAGDAYLNAVDGIGVEDVWYDGKRKNAESAIAGRLAWLDRFTEQGKIVLSVDYTSGFRAQQYYQLCRREKFYCYAADPDRSLSEATGFGRNKNQ is encoded by the coding sequence ATGGGAAAATGGCTGATGATTGCAGGGATCGGTGCCATTGCGGCCGCTCTGCTGTATGCTGGGTTTTTCGGTTTGGATGAGGGACGGCCCACTTGGGTGTATCAGCTGCAGGATGCCTCCGTGGACGAACTTGTGACCCTGCCCGTCGAGTATGCTGTCATGGACCGTACAAAAGACGGGGCCGTGCCTTATACTCGCCGGGAAATCGAGCGGATCCGCCAATCGGGTGCAGAACCGATCGCGTATTTGAGCATCGGTGAGGCGAGCAGTTATCTGCCGTACTGGAAAAATGAATGGGGACAGGAGAAGAACGGGAAGCTGACCATCACGCCGGCCGCGCCTGAATGGGCCGGGTCTATCGCGAATCCTGAATGGCCGGAAAGCATAAAGGTGCGCTATTGGACTCCTGCCTGGCAGCAGATCGTCACGTCTGAATTGAAAAAGATCCAGGAGACCGGGTTCAGCGGTGTCTATCTGGATATTATCGATGCTTATGAATATTGGGGGAATGATGGAGTATATGGCGGAGGAAAAGAAGGTCGCCTGCATACCGATCCTGCAACCAGAGAAGAGGCGGCGGACCGGATGATCCAGTTTGTCCGGAGCCTGTCCGCCATAGCGAAAGATACGGACCCCGGATTTCTGATCATCCCTCAGAATGGGGAGGAGCTGATCGGGATGGCTGCTGGTGATGCATACCTGAATGCGGTTGATGGTATCGGAGTAGAGGATGTGTGGTATGACGGGAAACGGAAAAACGCTGAATCCGCAATCGCCGGACGACTGGCCTGGCTGGACCGCTTCACGGAACAAGGGAAGATTGTCCTGTCCGTCGATTATACGTCCGGCTTCCGGGCACAGCAGTACTATCAGCTTTGCCGGCGGGAAAAATTCTATTGCTATGCGGCGGATCCGGACCGTTCGCTGTCTGAGGCGACTGGATTCGGACGGAACAAAAACCAGTAG
- a CDS encoding M55 family metallopeptidase, translating into MKIFVSVDMEGITGLPDESYVDSHRHNYERARRIMTQEANAIAAAAFENGAQEVLINDSHSKMNNLMIEELHPDAELIMGSMKPLSMVQSLDSSYTGAVFAGYHARAGQPGVMSHTMIFGVRNIYINEMAVGELGFNAYVAGYYGVPVLMVAGDDGACREAEALIPNVVTAPVKYSISRSSVRTLHPEKAQALLQERMEQALKNRESIKPLTPPDHPVMRIEFTNYGEAEWAALMPGCEIEEGTTIVRYEAKDIIDAYRAMLVMTELAMQTTFC; encoded by the coding sequence ATGAAAATTTTTGTATCAGTGGACATGGAAGGGATTACAGGGCTTCCGGACGAGTCATACGTGGACTCTCATCGGCACAACTACGAACGGGCCCGGAGGATCATGACACAGGAAGCGAATGCAATTGCAGCTGCCGCATTTGAAAACGGGGCCCAGGAAGTGCTCATCAATGACAGCCACTCAAAGATGAATAATCTGATGATCGAGGAGCTCCACCCGGATGCAGAACTGATTATGGGCAGTATGAAACCGCTTTCAATGGTTCAATCGCTGGACAGCTCCTATACAGGAGCAGTATTTGCAGGCTATCATGCGCGTGCAGGCCAGCCGGGTGTCATGAGCCATACGATGATTTTCGGCGTCCGTAATATTTACATCAACGAGATGGCGGTTGGGGAACTCGGATTCAACGCGTACGTCGCCGGTTATTACGGCGTACCTGTCCTGATGGTGGCAGGGGACGACGGTGCCTGCCGGGAAGCGGAAGCATTGATTCCGAATGTCGTCACTGCTCCGGTGAAATACTCCATTTCCCGATCCTCTGTCCGGACACTTCACCCCGAAAAAGCCCAGGCACTGCTGCAGGAGCGGATGGAACAGGCCCTGAAGAACAGGGAATCCATCAAGCCGCTGACACCTCCCGATCATCCCGTCATGAGGATCGAATTCACCAATTACGGGGAAGCCGAATGGGCCGCATTGATGCCTGGCTGTGAAATCGAGGAAGGGACCACCATTGTCCGGTATGAAGCCAAGGATATTATCGACGCCTACAGAGCGATGCTCGTCATGACCGAGCTTGCGATGCAGACGACATTTTGTTAA
- a CDS encoding ABC transporter permease: protein MPLYILKRFIMMIVTILIIATLTFVLMRAIPGSPFDEERTSNPTIQANLEKFYKLDQPMPIQYLNYLKSIVTFDYGPSIKKPNETVNTLLSRGFPISFELGIATMIVAVISGIILGTFAALRHNGIIDYGAMTFAVIGISIPNFVLATLLIQQVAVNWGLLPPATWSSPKHMILPVIALATGPTAIIARLTRASMLEVLTQDYIKMARAKGLTPIRIVARHALRNALMPVVTIMGTMLAGILTGTFVIEKIFAIPGMGKYFVESINNRDYPVIMGSTVFYSAFLVFMLFVVDILYGFLDPRIKLHKKEGEV, encoded by the coding sequence GTGCCGCTATACATATTGAAGCGTTTCATCATGATGATTGTCACCATACTGATTATTGCCACGCTGACATTTGTACTGATGCGGGCGATTCCGGGCTCCCCGTTCGATGAAGAACGGACGTCGAACCCGACGATCCAGGCGAACCTGGAGAAATTCTACAAGCTGGACCAGCCGATGCCGATCCAGTATCTGAACTACCTGAAGTCCATTGTCACGTTCGACTATGGCCCGTCCATCAAGAAACCGAACGAGACCGTGAACACGCTTCTGTCGAGAGGGTTCCCGATCTCCTTTGAACTGGGGATTGCAACGATGATTGTCGCGGTGATCTCGGGGATCATCCTCGGGACATTCGCGGCGCTCAGGCATAACGGCATCATCGATTATGGAGCAATGACATTCGCCGTCATCGGGATATCCATCCCGAACTTCGTGCTGGCCACCCTGCTCATCCAGCAGGTGGCCGTCAACTGGGGCTTGCTGCCGCCCGCAACGTGGAGCAGTCCGAAGCATATGATCCTGCCGGTGATCGCACTGGCTACAGGCCCAACAGCGATCATCGCGCGTCTGACACGTGCCAGCATGCTGGAAGTGCTGACGCAGGATTACATCAAGATGGCGCGCGCGAAAGGGCTGACACCGATCCGCATCGTCGCCCGGCATGCCCTGCGCAATGCGCTCATGCCGGTTGTCACGATCATGGGGACGATGCTTGCCGGTATCCTGACCGGTACATTCGTCATCGAAAAGATATTCGCGATTCCCGGCATGGGGAAATACTTTGTGGAGAGCATCAACAACCGTGATTACCCGGTCATCATGGGATCGACAGTGTTTTACAGCGCATTTTTAGTCTTCATGCTGTTCGTCGTCGATATCCTGTACGGTTTCCTGGATCCGCGTATCAAGCTTCACAAAAAGGAAGGTGAAGTGTAA
- a CDS encoding ABC transporter permease, producing MVAKDPRLTVPDEWFRKKEEDTEQAEAVVRPSLSYWKDAWRRLRKNKLAMSGLVFLILLTFMAIFGPILSPYEVTATDLRSQNLAPSAAHWFGTDEMGRDVFTRTWYGARISLFVGVMAALIDFFIGIIYGGVSGYKGGRTDSAMMRVIEVLYGLPHLLVVILLMVVMGPSLTTIIVALTITGWVGMARIVRGQVLQIKNYEFVTASKSFGAETPRIIRKNLLPNTMGPIIVQMTLTVPSAIFAEAFLSFLGLGIQAPYASWGVMANDALPVILSGDWWRLFFPALFISVTMFAFNVLGDGMQDALDPKLRG from the coding sequence ATGGTCGCAAAAGATCCACGACTGACGGTACCCGATGAGTGGTTCCGCAAAAAAGAAGAGGATACCGAACAGGCGGAAGCTGTCGTACGGCCGTCGCTGTCCTATTGGAAAGACGCCTGGCGCCGGCTGCGGAAGAATAAGCTCGCAATGAGCGGTCTCGTGTTCCTGATCCTGCTGACGTTCATGGCGATCTTCGGACCGATCCTGTCGCCGTATGAAGTGACGGCGACCGATCTGCGCAGCCAGAACCTCGCGCCGAGTGCGGCCCACTGGTTCGGCACGGATGAAATGGGCCGCGATGTGTTCACCCGCACATGGTACGGTGCGCGCATCTCCCTGTTCGTCGGTGTCATGGCGGCACTGATCGACTTCTTCATCGGCATCATCTACGGCGGCGTCAGCGGTTACAAGGGCGGACGCACGGATTCCGCGATGATGCGTGTCATCGAAGTGCTGTACGGCCTGCCGCACCTGCTCGTCGTCATCCTGCTCATGGTGGTCATGGGGCCGAGTCTGACAACGATCATTGTGGCCCTGACGATCACCGGCTGGGTCGGAATGGCGAGGATTGTCCGCGGACAAGTGTTACAGATCAAAAACTATGAATTCGTCACCGCGTCAAAATCATTCGGTGCAGAGACGCCGAGGATCATACGAAAAAACCTGCTCCCGAACACGATGGGGCCGATCATCGTCCAGATGACCCTCACCGTGCCGAGCGCCATATTCGCCGAAGCGTTCCTGAGTTTCCTCGGCCTCGGCATCCAGGCACCGTACGCGAGCTGGGGTGTCATGGCGAACGACGCGCTTCCGGTCATCCTGTCGGGTGACTGGTGGCGGCTGTTCTTCCCTGCGCTCTTCATCTCCGTGACGATGTTCGCCTTTAACGTGCTCGGCGATGGGATGCAGGATGCGCTCGATCCGAAATTGAGGGGGTAA
- a CDS encoding ABC transporter ATP-binding protein produces MTGHQLAAASGLAEAPQQTERHAGQRTATDGNTKSDRQETILSVRDLEVSFKTFGGEVQAIRGVTFDLYKGETLAVVGESGCGKSVTANTIMGLIPQPPGRIRNGQVLFKDKDMTKLSKKALRDIQGVDISMIFQDPMTALNPTLKIGEQLMEGLRTHLKVSKAEAKRKAVEMLELVGIPNPEERLKQYPHQFSGGMRQRIVIAIALICEPQLLIADEPTTALDVTIQAQILELFAEIQRKTGVAIILITHDLGVVAKIADRIAVMYAGKIIEIGNKREIFYDPQHPYTQGLLNSVPRLDLQEEELQPIDGTPPDLFAPPQGCPFAARCPFAMDVCEQVYPETTVLTEEHTVDCWLQDPRAKAVFA; encoded by the coding sequence ATGACAGGACATCAGCTGGCAGCAGCATCCGGTTTGGCAGAAGCCCCGCAACAGACGGAACGGCATGCCGGACAGCGCACAGCCACAGACGGAAACACTAAATCGGACAGGCAGGAAACGATCCTGTCCGTCCGTGACCTCGAAGTATCATTCAAGACATTCGGCGGGGAAGTGCAGGCGATCCGCGGCGTCACGTTCGACCTGTACAAAGGTGAGACACTTGCGGTCGTCGGCGAATCGGGCTGCGGCAAGAGTGTCACCGCCAATACGATCATGGGGCTCATCCCACAGCCGCCCGGCAGGATCCGGAACGGTCAGGTGCTGTTCAAAGACAAGGATATGACGAAGCTGTCGAAGAAAGCACTGCGGGATATCCAGGGCGTGGACATTTCGATGATCTTTCAGGATCCGATGACCGCACTCAACCCGACACTGAAGATCGGCGAACAGCTCATGGAAGGGCTGCGCACCCATCTTAAGGTTTCCAAAGCGGAAGCGAAACGGAAAGCGGTCGAGATGCTGGAACTGGTCGGCATCCCGAATCCGGAAGAACGGCTGAAGCAGTATCCGCACCAGTTTTCAGGCGGGATGCGTCAGCGGATCGTCATCGCCATCGCACTTATCTGCGAACCGCAGCTGCTCATCGCGGATGAACCGACAACGGCGCTCGACGTGACCATCCAGGCGCAGATCCTCGAGCTGTTCGCGGAAATCCAGCGCAAGACCGGTGTGGCGATCATCCTCATCACCCATGACCTCGGCGTCGTCGCGAAGATTGCGGACCGGATCGCCGTCATGTATGCCGGCAAGATCATCGAAATCGGGAACAAGCGGGAGATCTTCTATGACCCGCAGCATCCATATACGCAGGGCCTGCTGAACTCGGTGCCGCGTCTCGACCTGCAGGAAGAGGAGCTGCAGCCGATCGACGGGACACCGCCGGATCTCTTTGCACCGCCGCAAGGCTGCCCGTTTGCAGCACGCTGCCCGTTCGCCATGGACGTGTGCGAACAGGTCTATCCGGAGACGACCGTCCTGACGGAAGAGCATACCGTCGACTGCTGGCTCCAGGATCCGCGGGCAAAAGCTGTATTTGCTTGA
- a CDS encoding peptide ABC transporter substrate-binding protein: protein MKKWIKFILFTALIVVLAACTANEDAGKKTDTGSGTETSDGKDGDKKEASGEKVLYLNNGEEPTSFDPSVGFNAVSWSALNNLMEGLTRLNKDHQAEEATAEKIDVSEDGLTYTFTIRDDAKWSNGDPVTANDFVYAWKHMLDPETASPAAFLAYFIKGAEAYNNGEGTPEDIGIEAKDEKTFVVTLDAPNEAFLNIITNPSFFPINEKVAEDNPKWFTEADSFVSNGPFKLASWDHDVKFVFEKNENYWDADNVKLDKVNWEMVSDSTTAYQMYKSDELDSTDVPSEIAEDLKDNPEVKVEDQAGVYFFRFNTSMEPFTNTKIRRAFGEAVNQEDIVEFVTKNGEKPAHGFVSYGFIGPDGNEFREDAGDLISFDPENAKKLLEEGMKEEGYSELPKVTLTYSTNEAHQKIAVALQSMFKENLGVDVELQNVEASVFLADQKEHKYQLSRSSFLYDYADPVNALESFITDSSMNRTTWSNKDYDKLIEDIKNETDANKRWTLLQQADKMLMDEMPVFPVYYYNQATLEKPGVTGILRHPVGYLDLKYADKE from the coding sequence TTGAAGAAGTGGATCAAATTCATCCTGTTCACGGCATTGATTGTTGTTCTCGCCGCTTGTACAGCGAACGAGGATGCCGGCAAGAAGACCGATACCGGTTCCGGCACCGAAACATCCGACGGGAAAGACGGCGATAAGAAGGAAGCGTCCGGTGAAAAAGTGCTTTACTTGAACAACGGGGAAGAGCCGACATCGTTCGATCCGTCCGTCGGGTTCAACGCAGTCTCCTGGAGCGCGCTGAACAACCTGATGGAAGGGCTTACGCGCCTGAACAAAGACCACCAGGCGGAAGAAGCGACTGCAGAGAAGATCGACGTCTCCGAAGACGGTCTGACGTATACATTCACAATCCGCGACGATGCAAAATGGTCGAACGGCGACCCGGTGACGGCGAACGACTTCGTCTACGCCTGGAAGCATATGCTCGATCCGGAAACCGCGTCTCCTGCTGCGTTCCTCGCGTACTTCATCAAAGGTGCAGAGGCGTATAACAACGGGGAAGGCACGCCGGAAGACATCGGCATCGAAGCGAAAGACGAGAAGACATTCGTTGTCACGCTCGACGCGCCAAACGAAGCGTTCCTCAATATCATCACGAACCCGAGCTTCTTCCCGATCAATGAAAAAGTAGCGGAAGACAATCCGAAATGGTTCACGGAAGCCGATTCGTTCGTTTCAAACGGACCGTTCAAACTCGCGTCATGGGATCATGATGTGAAATTCGTCTTCGAAAAGAACGAAAACTACTGGGATGCAGACAACGTGAAATTGGACAAAGTCAACTGGGAAATGGTCAGTGACTCGACAACGGCTTACCAGATGTACAAATCGGATGAACTGGACAGCACAGACGTCCCATCCGAGATCGCGGAAGACCTGAAAGACAATCCGGAAGTGAAAGTGGAAGACCAGGCGGGCGTCTACTTCTTCCGTTTCAACACATCCATGGAACCGTTCACGAATACAAAGATCCGCCGCGCATTCGGGGAAGCGGTGAATCAGGAAGATATCGTCGAGTTCGTCACGAAGAATGGTGAGAAGCCGGCACACGGATTCGTATCGTACGGATTCATCGGACCGGATGGCAATGAGTTCCGCGAAGATGCCGGCGATTTGATCTCCTTCGATCCGGAAAACGCCAAGAAATTGCTGGAAGAAGGCATGAAAGAAGAAGGGTACAGTGAACTTCCGAAAGTGACACTGACGTATTCGACAAACGAAGCACACCAGAAGATTGCAGTGGCCCTCCAGTCGATGTTCAAAGAGAATCTCGGTGTCGATGTGGAGCTGCAGAACGTCGAAGCCAGCGTGTTCCTCGCTGACCAGAAAGAACATAAGTACCAGCTGTCCCGTTCATCATTCCTGTATGATTATGCAGACCCGGTGAATGCGCTGGAGAGCTTCATCACCGATTCATCCATGAACCGGACGACATGGTCCAACAAAGACTATGACAAACTGATCGAAGACATCAAGAACGAAACAGATGCAAACAAACGCTGGACACTGCTGCAGCAGGCGGACAAGATGCTGATGGATGAAATGCCAGTGTTCCCGGTCTACTATTACAACCAGGCGACCCTTGAAAAGCCTGGCGTTACAGGGATCCTCCGTCACCCGGTCGGCTACCTTGACTTGAAGTACGCTGACAAAGAATAA
- a CDS encoding mandelate racemase/muconate lactonizing enzyme family protein, with protein MKIQSIDCFTVAVPLIKPFKTALRTVHTAYSVYVRITADSGETGFGEAPPTHVITGDSMASVTYAIEEIIAPKLIGLDIRSRAEIFTILHSSLIRNTSAKAAVDMAVHDLLGKQADLPLYQLLGGFTNELDSNFTVSVNAPEEMAEDAGRYVDDGFTTLKVKVGTGSPALDIERVKAIRKTVGGSVKIRLDANQGWKPKEAVRTIAVMEDAGLAIELIEQPVHADDVEGLAYVTKHTLTPIMADESVFSARDAVRVLQAGAADLINIKLMKCGGIHEALKINALAESFGVECMTGSMIETKLGISAAAHFAASQKNVTRVDFDAPLMLSGSPITGGVEYSGQTVRLPDQPGLGIWIDPSSKFQLRATDKEEELG; from the coding sequence ATGAAAATTCAATCGATCGACTGCTTCACTGTGGCAGTCCCACTCATCAAGCCATTCAAAACGGCCTTGCGCACGGTACATACAGCGTATTCCGTCTATGTCCGGATTACGGCAGACAGCGGAGAGACAGGCTTTGGCGAAGCACCGCCGACACATGTCATCACCGGCGACTCGATGGCCAGTGTCACCTATGCAATCGAAGAGATCATCGCCCCGAAATTGATCGGTCTTGATATCCGCAGCCGTGCAGAAATCTTTACGATCCTACATAGCTCCCTCATCCGGAATACGAGCGCCAAAGCAGCGGTCGACATGGCGGTCCATGATCTGCTCGGCAAGCAGGCGGATCTTCCGCTGTATCAGCTGCTCGGCGGTTTCACGAACGAATTGGATTCGAACTTCACAGTCAGCGTGAACGCACCTGAGGAGATGGCAGAGGACGCCGGACGATACGTGGACGACGGCTTCACGACACTGAAGGTAAAAGTCGGCACAGGTTCACCTGCACTCGATATCGAGCGCGTGAAAGCGATCCGCAAAACGGTCGGGGGTTCCGTAAAAATCCGGCTGGATGCCAACCAGGGCTGGAAACCGAAAGAAGCCGTGCGCACCATCGCGGTCATGGAAGACGCGGGGCTTGCCATCGAACTGATCGAACAGCCCGTCCATGCAGACGACGTCGAGGGGCTCGCGTATGTCACGAAGCATACACTGACGCCGATCATGGCGGACGAAAGCGTATTCTCCGCACGGGATGCTGTGCGTGTCCTGCAGGCCGGTGCTGCCGATCTCATCAACATCAAGCTCATGAAATGCGGCGGTATCCACGAAGCCTTGAAGATCAATGCACTTGCCGAGAGTTTCGGCGTGGAGTGCATGACCGGCAGCATGATCGAAACGAAACTCGGCATCTCTGCGGCTGCCCATTTCGCGGCCAGCCAGAAGAACGTGACCCGCGTGGATTTCGATGCCCCGCTCATGCTGAGCGGCAGCCCGATCACGGGGGGTGTCGAGTATTCAGGTCAGACTGTGCGGCTCCCGGATCAGCCGGGCCTCGGCATATGGATCGATCCTTCTTCAAAATTCCAGCTTAGAGCCACAGACAAAGAGGAGGAACTCGGATGA
- a CDS encoding ABC transporter ATP-binding protein: protein MTNNQPVVLSVNNLKRHFDVGKGKTLKAVDGLSFEVRKGETFGLVGESGCGKSTAGRTILGLYNNTDGEVLYEGQDIHKMAGKDRKDFLKKMQMVFQDPYASLNPRSTVFEIIAEPMEIHGMFKSKKELRERVNELLEDVGLNRDHANRYPHEFSGGQRQRIGIARALALDPEFIIADEPISALDVSVQAQVVKLFQRLQREKGLTYLFIAHDLSMVKYISDRIGVMYLGHLVELTTSDQLYGKPLHPYTEALLSAIPIPDPDIEESRERILLEGELPSPIDPPSGCVFRTRCPYAMDVCAAKKPKWLEKDEGHFVACHLHDEEVMAKQKRETVSAQ from the coding sequence ATGACAAACAACCAGCCTGTAGTGCTGTCGGTGAACAATCTGAAACGGCATTTTGACGTAGGCAAAGGGAAAACATTGAAAGCGGTGGACGGGCTCAGCTTCGAAGTCCGCAAAGGCGAGACGTTCGGTCTGGTCGGGGAGTCGGGCTGCGGCAAGTCGACAGCCGGCCGTACGATACTCGGATTGTATAATAATACAGATGGGGAAGTTCTTTATGAAGGACAGGACATCCACAAGATGGCCGGCAAAGACCGGAAAGACTTCCTGAAAAAGATGCAGATGGTGTTCCAGGACCCCTATGCGTCGCTGAACCCCCGTTCGACCGTCTTCGAAATCATCGCGGAACCGATGGAGATCCACGGAATGTTCAAAAGCAAAAAAGAACTGCGTGAGCGTGTGAACGAACTGCTTGAAGACGTCGGGCTGAACCGGGATCACGCCAACCGCTACCCGCACGAATTCTCCGGCGGGCAGCGGCAGCGGATCGGCATCGCCCGGGCGCTGGCGCTCGATCCTGAATTCATCATTGCGGACGAACCGATTTCCGCACTGGACGTATCCGTGCAGGCGCAAGTCGTGAAGTTGTTCCAGCGGCTGCAGCGGGAGAAAGGCCTGACCTATCTGTTCATCGCCCACGACCTGTCGATGGTCAAGTATATCTCGGACCGGATCGGCGTCATGTATCTGGGGCATCTCGTGGAATTGACGACGAGCGACCAGCTGTATGGAAAACCGCTTCATCCGTATACGGAAGCGCTGCTGTCCGCCATTCCGATTCCGGATCCGGATATTGAGGAGTCACGGGAACGGATTCTGCTGGAAGGGGAACTGCCGAGTCCGATCGACCCGCCGTCAGGCTGTGTGTTCCGGACAAGGTGTCCATATGCGATGGACGTCTGTGCAGCCAAGAAGCCGAAGTGGCTTGAAAAGGATGAAGGCCATTTCGTCGCCTGCCATCTCCATGATGAGGAAGTCATGGCGAAACAGAAAAGGGAAACCGTATCCGCGCAGTGA
- the pcp gene encoding pyroglutamyl-peptidase I, translated as MKKLLLTGFEPFLDYPQNPTMQVVEQLDGTTIGDYAICGKILPVDFNRSAGELLAYIAEEKPDAVLSLGLAGGRQKLTPERVALNVKDGEPDNEGHRPVDEPIEADGPPAYFSTLPTRAMVNRLKEAGLPADISNTAGLYLCNNVMYAGLHWAALNNPDMPCGFLHIPASFELAMQHGKIPGWPLQELVRGITVCIETLSTSEA; from the coding sequence ATGAAAAAACTGTTACTTACCGGATTCGAGCCGTTTCTGGATTACCCGCAGAATCCGACGATGCAAGTCGTGGAACAGCTTGACGGCACCACAATCGGGGACTATGCCATCTGCGGAAAGATTTTGCCCGTCGATTTCAATCGGTCCGCCGGCGAGCTGCTGGCCTATATTGCTGAAGAAAAGCCGGATGCCGTCCTGTCCCTCGGCCTTGCCGGCGGCAGACAGAAGCTAACCCCGGAGCGGGTTGCGCTCAATGTTAAGGACGGTGAGCCGGATAATGAAGGGCACCGCCCGGTCGATGAGCCGATCGAAGCAGACGGACCGCCGGCATACTTCTCGACATTGCCGACCCGTGCTATGGTGAACCGTCTGAAGGAAGCAGGCCTGCCGGCAGATATCTCGAATACCGCCGGCCTCTACTTATGCAACAACGTCATGTATGCCGGCCTCCATTGGGCGGCCCTTAACAACCCGGATATGCCGTGCGGATTCCTCCATATACCCGCTTCCTTCGAGCTGGCCATGCAGCATGGCAAGATTCCGGGATGGCCGCTTCAGGAACTGGTGAGGGGCATTACGGTCTGTATCGAAACACTTTCGACATCCGAGGCCTGA
- a CDS encoding ABC transporter ATP-binding protein: MAESVLEIENLRTSFNIKGNYYAAVDGVSLTVHKNEVVAIVGESGCGKSALALSIMGLHNAKTTKLEGQANLKGQNLIGMPVEKLNKIRGKDLGMIFQDPMTALNPLATIGRQIEEPMDYHMKLSKSAKKKRVLELLEQVGIKDVNRIYKQYPHELSGGMRQRVVIAIALACNPVMLIADEPTTALDVTIQAQIMDLMKELQRITDSGIILITHDLGVVAEMADRVAVMYAGEFVEYADVNLLFKNPLHPYTRSLLNSIPSNMSDKEELHVIEGIVPSIQNLDREGCRFAPRIPWIPAEAHEAHPTLHEVEPGHYVRCTCYKDFHFTEERVEDKDYVTT; this comes from the coding sequence TTGGCTGAGTCAGTTTTGGAAATTGAGAATCTGCGAACATCATTCAACATCAAGGGAAACTATTACGCAGCTGTGGATGGCGTCTCACTCACCGTCCATAAAAATGAAGTCGTGGCGATCGTCGGTGAATCGGGATGCGGAAAGAGTGCACTGGCGCTCTCCATCATGGGTCTTCATAATGCGAAGACGACAAAACTGGAAGGTCAAGCGAATCTGAAAGGGCAGAACCTGATCGGGATGCCTGTCGAAAAACTGAACAAAATACGCGGCAAGGACCTGGGCATGATCTTCCAAGATCCGATGACAGCTCTGAACCCGCTTGCAACGATCGGCCGGCAGATCGAAGAGCCGATGGACTACCATATGAAGTTATCGAAATCAGCCAAAAAGAAACGGGTGCTCGAACTGCTTGAGCAAGTCGGCATCAAAGATGTCAACCGCATCTACAAGCAGTACCCGCACGAGCTGTCGGGCGGTATGCGGCAGCGGGTTGTTATCGCGATCGCGCTTGCCTGCAACCCGGTCATGCTGATCGCCGATGAGCCGACGACAGCTCTTGACGTAACTATACAGGCACAGATCATGGACCTTATGAAAGAACTGCAGCGCATCACGGACTCGGGCATCATCCTCATCACGCACGACCTGGGCGTCGTCGCAGAGATGGCGGACCGTGTCGCCGTCATGTATGCAGGGGAGTTCGTCGAATATGCAGATGTCAATCTGCTTTTCAAAAACCCGCTGCATCCTTATACCCGATCATTGCTGAACTCGATCCCTTCCAACATGTCGGATAAGGAAGAGCTGCACGTAATCGAAGGGATTGTCCCGTCAATCCAGAATCTGGACAGGGAAGGGTGTCGGTTCGCGCCGCGGATTCCCTGGATCCCGGCGGAAGCCCACGAAGCACACCCGACGCTCCATGAAGTGGAGCCAGGTCATTATGTACGCTGCACGTGCTACAAAGACTTCCACTTCACGGAAGAACGAGTGGAGGATAAAGACTATGTCACTACTTAA